DNA from Drosophila gunungcola strain Sukarami chromosome 3L unlocalized genomic scaffold, Dgunungcola_SK_2 000002F, whole genome shotgun sequence:
GCGAAGCCACCAGCTCATCCAGCAGTTGGAGGCCAAGGTCACGGTGACGGATGTGGAGCTGCAGAATGTCAAGGAGGAGCGCGATCAGGCACGGGGAGATCTCGAGGACAACACGGATCGGGATGAGCTGCTGTCCAAGGCGCAGACGGAGCGGGATGCGGCCAACGACAGGCGGACCAAAGCGGAGGTGGAGCTGGCCAAGACGCGGGTGGAGCTGATGCAGGCCAACAGCCAGCTGCTGGAGTCGATTCAGCAGAAGGTTGAGCTGTCGCAGCAGCTGGAGCAGTGGCAGATGGACATGCACGAGCTGATCGACGAGCAGATGCGCTCCAAGCTGATCAACAATCGGCGGGCCATGGCCGCCGAATCATCCGCCCCATCGCCGCCCAGCAGTGCCGCCGCCAATTTGGCCAAGCGGGTGACCAGCTACAAACTGTGGAGCTTATTTCAGCGGTAATTGGACGAACCTCACGACCCGCTGGAAGGTCTACGCCACCCTCCTGTTCTTGATGTAGAACggatctatatatatttttagtatttatatttaaacacaacCAACAACCACACACAAAGCGGAGAGCCTAGGCATAGGTATATTGTACttaattgttatttgtatACTGGAAGCATCGCCCTTCTTCTGTTCGTAGTGAAATCTATCTAATTAcgctttattaattttaaacacttACCGCATATTCGATATGATTATTGTACCTATTGTAATTACTGTAATTGTAACCGTACTCGTACCTATGTTTAAACACAAATCGTCTAAGCAAACGTTTTGGCCCTCTATCTCTTTATTTTAGTTTGTCCAGAATTGTTCGTAAACACCTATATGGACCCCACAAGTAACCCTTAAACTGTTGAGAAACCCTACGCTTTTATAATAGACCCTTGGAGTTACTTGTTGGGTCCGTTTAGGTCTAAACTGTTAACtgataatcaaaaaaaaaaaaaaatggaaacataTCGCGCCTTTATGTTGGGGGCTTAAAAAGCCTCCTCTTCTCGGGAGAAACTGTTGCGattcatcaaaatcaaagtgaaatgaaaatcaaaatcaaaatctgtACGTAAGCAAATATAATGTGTAAGCAAGGCATTTATGTTATAGCAAATAGAAATATTCATCATGCTGGCAATCGGAAGGGGCGCAGGAAATGTTGAAAACTGTGCAACAGACAAAACTTGCCTTAATGAACGGACAATGAAATTTTAGATTGTTTAAATAACATAACTTACCAATAAACTTACGATTATACCACAATCCgtgatttttaataacaacagtgatactaaaattattaatatttaataatcaatTCAAACAGATTCTTAGGCgtatttataacaaatactTTCTAAAACTTATAGTAAGTTAATGGtacaattgcaattttttctATGAATTTAAGTTGCTTTGAACATGATAGGGTAGCATGATGATATTTTGAAGTTCgattgcatgtgtgtgtgttcccaaaacacaaatttaacttttatttttttggttgtgcACTCTCGCGTGTCTTTTGTAGCTTTTTTGGGAGAAAAATCCTTCTGGACAATGCGGGCATTGGTGGGGCCGAATCTTGTGGCTACTAATATGCTTGTCCAGAGTCTTCTTTAGCGCAAAATTGACTTCGCAGTGCGGGCATTTGAGCAGCTCTGGCGGCTCTTTCGGCAACCTGTGCGCTTTGCCGTGGCCCCGTAAACTTTGCAGAGTGTCAAAAGCTTTGGGACACTGAGGGCATTTGAACGGGCGATCTTTGACTTCCACATGCCAAAGGATGTGCTTCGCCAGAGACTGATTCGCACAGAAACCCTTGCCGCACTGGTCGCACTTGTAGGGCTTCTCTCCGGTGTGGATGCGTAGGTGGCTCTTTAGGTGATGGTTGTGCGAGAAGGCGGCGCCGCACTCCTCGCATTTGAAAGGCTTCTCGCCCGAGTGCGTTCGGTGATGCTTCTTCATGTTGGATTTCTCGAAGAACGACTTGTCGCACTCGGGACACTTGAATTGGCGATCCTCGTTGTGGACCCGCAGGTGGGTGACCAGGTGCTGGCTCTGGACAAATCCCTTGCCGCAGAGCTCGCACTTGAAGGGCCGGTCCTCCTTGTGCAGCCGACTGTGCAACTTAAGGCCGGAGTTCTTGGTGAAGGACCGTGAACAAATTGTACACTTATATGGTCGCTCGCCCGTGTGCCACTGCTGATGGGCCCTCAGGTTTGAGCTCGTATAAAAGGTCTTATCGCACTGCGGGCACTTGAAAGCCTTGTTCTCGTCGTGGGTCAGCATGTGCGTCTTGAGAGTCGGCCCGTGGGTATAGGCCTTCGGGCAGAGGGGGCACTGAAAAGGACGATCTCCGGTGTGCCTGCGCCTGTGGACTGTCAACTGGGCGTTAGTTCGGAATCCCCTGCCGCAGAAGTCGCACAGGTGCAGCTTTTTTGGATCCTCCTGCTCCTTGTGCCGGGCAATGTGGCTCGCCAGTGACTTGTGCGTCTTGCAGGTCAGGCCACACTCGGTGCAAAGCAGGGATTGATTCCCTTTGGCAACCTTTTTGGAGTCCAAATCACCGGGTACCCAGGGTTCTTCTTGGTCGTCCGTCCAGCCACCTGACCATTCATCTGAATCGTCTTCACTTTCATTTataacatcatcatcatcatcgtcttGTTGAAAGGCATCCTCGAATGTCTCGCCGTTGGAGATCTCTTCCTccgtttttatgttttcactTAGTGTTACTGAAAGATGAGAgtataaaattacttttaaactCAACACATTTCTAATAAGCATACTTTCAAAAACTTCTTGCAACGGTGGACTATCCGGTCCTTTATTTGGCAATCCCTCTGTCAACTCGGAATCGTAATCCGTTTTTACTTCAAGTCGATCCTGCTCCTTCCCTGAATCTGCCATTTCATTTGTGTCCAGTGGATCCTCACAGCCTACCATCTCGAAGGCTAGTGATCGACCCTTCTCCCCTCTCCTGCCACGAGTTTTTGAGCCGTATTTTTCCAGGAGGAGCAGGTGGGAAAAGTACTGGAAACTCTGCTCGCACTTGTGCTTGAAGTGGTAGGCGTTTTGGGCGGCCACAAGGCAGGAGGGGCAGATCTTCTGAGGCAGTGCATCCCGATTGACGCGGCAGTTCTCGGTCAGAATGGAGTTTAGCATATCCCAAATTGGGGGATCAGAGATCTCCGTTGAGAAGAGGTCCACCAGTATCGTCGAGTGTCCGGCGCAGGCGCGGCAGTTCTTTTCCATGTTGGCGTCCGCTGATCCATCCATATTTTATGGGGATATTCCAACCAATCAGGGCCGGAATTTCAAAAAGTCCCAGAAATGGTGGGTACTTTCCTGCCAAAAAGTAAATGTGAACGTATTCAAACAGGGTTGTCAAATGCTTGCACTTATTGGCCGATAGTTGACATCGCTATACATCGCATCTCTAGTCACAGCGTGAGAAAAACTGTGACTGTGAACAGTTCAGCGGCATCTAAAAACGTGATCCATTTTAATCTGAGGAggtaatactttttaaataaataagaagtTTAAGcagttttaaacatatatgtatgcatgtaTAATGGTGTACATGGTCTTATGTCGTTATTTCTCAGCCTACGGTTTTTTGAAaacgaaatattaaaaaaaatacttacaaAATTTCTTACCTAGCTAAATCCTACAAAAcgaaaatttagttaaattcattttgcTTCGCACTATTCACCATCTGCAATTgcttactttatttttttttttttgctttcatGGTCACGACAGTGACTCATAGCGTAAAAATAATCGTGACTCGTCACGAACTCGCGAAATCGCTCATCTCTATCAGCTTTGAGCAAAATTAGTATCTTGTACTGGTGGTCAAACAGACAAGCGAGCGAAGACCTTTTTGTTGTCGATTCTCGCAATGATTTAGGTCTTCATAAAGAGTATTAAGCTAAGCGTAAAGTTTCGCATCACCCATCGCTGGACATGGATATCCTGGACATCGATGAGGCACTTAAGGATGATTCATATATGTGAGTGATGCACTCCTGTTGTTcctcttgttgttgctgtaacAGCGATGCTATAAATAATCATATTGCCTGGTATTCCCTGACAGATTTCTGGCGGATAAGACCCACGACGATGTGTCCAACATTTTGCAGCAGTGGAAGACGAACAATCAGCCGCCGTTGCCGCTGCAACAATTGCACTTGCAGTACAACAACGAGGGTAAGCCTTTCCACGCATACCGATGCACCCACCCCCACACTATcatacacacaaacacactcatGCAGCAATGTGCATTCGCGCtttctaaaacaaatttgggTTAAACTGGCGGCTACGTTGACAAAGTTCGGGTCGCATGTGGGCAGTATTACTTGCCCAGTAAAATATACCGTTGACTTTCAAGTGGCCGTTTGCCATAATTGGCAGCAGCGCCAATGTTATTGTTACGGTAATTAATCAAGCCTTAAaggcacacacacgcacacactcacgcTCTCGTTTCAAACAGCTGTGCGTGGTATGAAAAAAACAGGCTATGCTAATATGGCAAGAATCTCGCATAATATGCCGACATTATATAAATTCAGTTTACTTCCTGCCCAGCCAGCGAAAGTCAATCAAGCGATACGCAAAACACTTTAAATACAACAATTATCGAATCGCCGACGAGGATCAAAAATCAATTCCGTGATTCAATGCGTGCGAAATGCTGTCATGCTGAGCtctttttaatgatttttcgAAAAGGAATTGTTGTTACAACAGTAAccgaaataaatacaaatcaatTGATGATGAATTTATATATCACCATgttcattttataaaagttgtcgtttttgtgtttttgaaagGGAAAACAAACTCAGTTGTATCTAAAAGTTTAAAGCCAGCAAAATCTGGcactttttgtgtttttaaaaggGAAGACAAACTGATCGATAAAACTTAAATGCCcgcttaatatttttgttattgctaAATAGCTAATAGGTTAGTGCAACAATAAAtggccaataaataaattaccgTTGTCTATGAAATATCAGTATTTGAAATAATAACTTATGACTATAACTGGAAAATCACCGATGCTAAACGCACCCAGAGCTTTTAATTTAGCGGTGTCAGTGCTGAAAAACTCCACCTGCCAAAGCATCCTGCTGCCGCTTACCAACACCGGAAAAACGGTAAATTCCTTGACAATTCGTTGCAATTTTTCTACTGCgaagtttatttttgcaaaataatttcTGTTTCTGATAATTGAGTGAATCCACCGCTATGCGTATCCTGGGCAGCTCCAAATCCTGTGCAACGGGCAACCGACTAAGCGTGACCTTCAAGGCGCACCCCAATTCCCAACCGCAACTGAACGATCTGCGAAAGAACCTTAATGACAAAATCCGATTTCGCGAGtatgtgaaaaatattatcGGAAACGAGGAACAAATGGGCTCCGTGCTGGACACGATCTCGTCCACACAAGAGGAGGAACGCCTGGCCACCGTCACCGGCTGGTCCACGGTGAACATCGCCAACTGCGCAGGCGTGTCCAACTCTTCAATTTATCTGGCGCTCAAGTGGGTGCTGATGCCCATAAAGGTGGAGATATTCAATTTCAAGCGCAGCGGACCGGAGGATAAGATGGCACGTGGTCAGTTCCTGGTGGACAACCTGTTGTGCGCCAATCGCCTAAAACGCCTGCAACAGGAAGTGGCCATTCTCTACACTTGCCAAAAGATCGAGGTGTCTGTCACACCTGGTCTGCCCAAATCCGTCATGAACGCGCAGATACTCGAGGGATTTTCGACTGCCGTGAAGACGGCTATCAAAGTGCGCTATGATCTGGCCACCCGTACTCTAGATCTCTCTCGATTCCACGCCTGTCCGGAACTGGGCAAGCTCTTCTGCCCACTGCATGTGGTCAATCTGTTGCAGAGCGTGCTTGCTCTTTCGAGCCAGTTATTTCCCCAAATGGCAGGGATCGTGCTGAGCAACAACTATTTGTGCTCGCTGAAGGCCTTTGCCGGAGTTTCGAATAGTCTTGCCAGCCTGGAGCGCTTGGATATAAGCGCGAATCGAATCAAGGATTTGGGCGAACTGAACTACCTgggaaatttgaaattgaagaCCCTGTTCGTGGCTGGAAACGGTCTGGCCAAGCTAAAGCTGGGAGACATTCAAGAAGTGCTGCCACAGCTGCAGAATGTCCATGGCTGTGTGTACTCCGAGGAGAAGGAAGAGGTTATTGCTAATCTTCCTGTGTACCAACGACTTCAGGACAGTGGAACTAAGGGCATGCAGCTCTGCATTAACTTTATTAGTTCCTTCTACAATAGCTTTGACGAACCTGAAAAGCGCTCGCAACTTAAGGATTACTATCATGAACAGGCCATGTTTTCACTTAGCCTTCCCGTACAATTGGATCATGTATACGCCTACAAACTGTACAATAGAAACCAAAGGCGCCAGCAATCCTCCTTTGCGCACAATGCCAAACTACAGGTTGGCAGCGCTTCACTGCTCCTTGCCCTGAGTCGCTTGCCCCTGATGCAAACAGACCACCAGAACGCCGGTCTGGACATACACGTGTTCAACGCGAATTTGCGCATCTTCACCTTGTCTGGATACTTTAAGGAGATCACCTCCGACGGCTGGGAACGCAGACACTTTCAGCGCACCTTTGTCCTACGTCTGATTAATAGTCCAGGCTGGCTGATAACCAACGACATGCTGTGCATAACTTCTATTAAGTCCGAGCAAAGAGAACCCGTCAAATTTCAACCGAATACTGATACGTCGGTAAAGAAACCCGTATGCCGTCAACTAATTACCGATGCGTCGGTAACAAAAACCGTAAACCCAGTTAAGGGATTGGTCATCAAAACAAAGCCTCAAAAAAAAGACCCACCAGTTTTGCGCCATTCAGTAGAGGTGGATCCTCTAAACCAGGCTATTCAGAATATTAGCTTGATGGACGCCAAGATGGACCTTCTTCCCGATGAAAGTTTGGATGAAATGCCACCCCTAGTTGCCATCGGTCCATTAAATACCAATCAAGCCGATTTATTGGACCAGGTGATCGAGGATACTCTGATGTCTGATGAGGATGCCTTTGATCTGGTCATTGATGAGGATGTCCTTATCGGAGACGATGatctataaataattaaacccAATAACCAAATAGCACTAAGAAATGATGCACAAATAGGTTAAgacattataaattaataagttgCTTGAGTACGAAACTCCAAATTCTAATTTCCATTCAACTTTTTCTTTACGAAAGCCTTCAAACACAATTCGAAGACCTTCACCCGCCCCAAGCGTCGGAATCTCGATTTCGTAAGtacaattaaacaatttaaaatagttaaccaTTATAATCGACATCCAAACATTTACAGAGCCAAAATGGAGCAGCAAACGACAGTGCAGTCGGCACCGGAGCAGTATCGGGTACCCCGGCGATGCTCCAGCTGGAAATTGGCGGTCTGGTCACCACGAAAATGCACAACTCCTTCCTCCAGGACACCTCGCCGCCGTCTTCCATATGCTCCTCCATGAACACGGAACGGATGAACAACTCGTTGATAACCTCGGCGGACTTCACGAACTTAAACTTTCTTCAATCCACAATTGGCTTAGAGCAGGATCCGAGTCTAACCACCACGCTGACCAACCAAACGACGGACAACATGGGAATTGGCGGAGGATTGGGTGGCTATACGCTCAGCGATATGATCCGGGATCGCAAGGCGCTGGAGTCGCTGACCCTGTGCGAGGATGATGGCACTTTGATCAAAGACTCGCACATCGGTCAGATCGACGAGATATCGCTGACGCTCAGCAAAACCGCCTCCGGCTGCAGCACTATGGACAACAGCACAGACAGCATGTCCATACCTTTGGCCGCGGAGCGAACAGTGCCCGCAGTGATGCCCGTAGTTTGCCCTGCCCTGCAGCGAACCATGATTCTGGGCGAGGAGATGATTGGCGACACTACCTTTAACCTGGTGGATAGCCTAACAACCTCCGTCCTGCAATCAGAGTCCGAGTCCCTGCCGGTGGATGGAAACGCGACCTTTAAGAGGCCCAATGCGGGTATAGCTGCAGCGGATGAGACCCAGTTGGTGGCAGGTCGCCAGATGAACACCACCTTTACCGACACCGGCTGCAACACTCCAGAGGGCCGCTGCGAAACCCCCGAGAATATCGACCGAAAGCTGGCCTTGCTCACCATGGAATCTTCCACGCCACTGACCACAAACATTCGCTCACACTGCTAtcacaacaataacaataataataataacaaacagGGATACACGCCCACACTGAAGGGACGTGGAGACATGAACCTGTCCCCGATTGTGGGCGCAACGCCGCAGAAACCAACTGGAGCAGCACCAGGACGACTGAACAACACCTTCGAGCCCGCGACCAAAACAGCTCCATTCAATGGGGAGAAGTTCGTGCTGGACACCATGGAGCTGTTGGAGCAGATCGAACAGCCGCTGGATGGCACCTACAGCCTTCAAATGTCCGAACAGCACAAGCAGATGCAGTGCGTCATGGACCTGGCCGAGGCGGAGGTGGAGATGTTGGCTCAGCAGGGCGACGAGGAGCAATTCGAGCATATGCTTGCCGAGCTGGGAAAGGTCAACACGCTGAACAAGGAGCAACTGAAGATGCAAAAGTCGCTGGAAACCATCAAGCGGCGTTTCCACAGGGATGAGCCGGAGCCCGAGGAGCGGGAAGAGGTGCAGCAAGCACAACAGCCTGCAACCGAAAAGGTGGATACTCCGGTGCTCAACCAGAGCCactccagcagcaacagcagcggtggtggtggcagtggcagtggcgaACGGCTGCTCAGTCGTCGGAGTCGTCTCTACGATGATGTCAACCTGAGCGCCATGCACGCCAGCAATGCCAGTTCGGCCAGCGCCAACTCGGCCTCGTTCATTGTCCAGCGAAGAGATGGGCACCAGGTGGAACAGTCGTTACCCGAACCGGATCCCGAACCAGCGGAGGAGCCTCCCAAGTCCCAGATGGCCGCAGAGACTGACCCGTCCAGCTACAAGCTGCCGGAGAGAAGGGAGCGGGATCGAGATCGTTTCAAGACCATTAAGATTTCGAAGGAGATGCGCCTGCAGCAGGAGATAATTGTGCCTTGTATAGACGATGAGCCGCAGCAGTTGGAGGAGGTGGTTCAGttggagcaggaggaggaggagcagtcGCAGAGGCAGGGTTCCCCACCAGGTCGCCTATCTCGTCGAGATCAAAATACCGTatttaacaacaacaaggCAGAGAGTAGTGCAAGTAACTATTTGACCTACAAGAAGCCCAAGGAGAAGAGCCTCCTCCAACGGCGACCGCTGCAGCAGGAAGCTCCTCCGCCAGCAGAGCCCGCGCCCGCATCCACTCTTCCCCAGCCACGCTCCCTCTCCCGTCCTCGCTACATCAGTGGTCTGCAGAAGTTTACGACGGTGAGCAAGGCCACATCCGCCGGAGCCGGTCTGAATGCCACTCCAGCCGCCTCGGTGCCAGCCACTGTCACAATGCCAGCAACCGCAGGCGGCGAGCTGAAGAGTCCCATGGGCATCAAGTCCAAATCGTTCCACAATTTGTCCTCCACGATGAGTGGCATTGGTGCTGGAACCCTTCCAAGACCCAGCTTGGGGGGTGGTGGACTGCGTCGACCAGGCGCGCAACCAAGCAAGCTGATGGGCGGATTGCGGGAACCAACGCAAGCCCAGGAGGTGAGTTCTTATTAGATTACATATAACCCTCTctaattcttaaatttttgtccCTTTTTAGGATGACTCTGCTGTATTTAAAGTGCCCAAATTGGTCAGCGGACTGCGAGCACCTGGATTAGCTGGTGGGAAACGAGTTGGAACCAATGGACTTGCTCGTCCTTCATCTGGGTATTACAGCCTGAGTGTTAAAACTGCTACAGAGGCGGAAACTCCAGAGGTTGGTCACGAAAacttcaattattttattaatttatgtaaatctaacttaaaaaccaaaaaccattttgtttaatcattttgattttgtaaatCTCAAATAATATAAGGTGTTATGAACTATGTTATCAGTAACCACTAAGCTTGAAATCCAGCTCATCACATCGTTATCTATTTTAGAGCCTCTCCTCAGCCTCCTCGCGTGGTAGCCTCTATGGCCACAAGGACTCCGGTAGGCCGGTAAATGGCGGCAATGTTCCTCAGCAGAGCTTCGACATGCAGGCGCTGACCTCGAAGCTGACCCAGGTGACCACGGGATCCACTGGCATTCCCAAGCCCTCGGGTTTGCGACCACCTTCGCAAATGAAGCGCAGCGGCCTTCCACGGCCGTCCAGCATTGTTAGGCGCTGATAGCCGATCACTTTCTCCGCCGCCGATTGCATATGTCACAGCCCCGCCTTGAACAGGATTTCCATGTTATCCCTAAAATAGTCTGTCCCATTTTTGTACTTTGTGTTTAGCTCTCTTTTGTGTTTACCATACCCGCAATCAAGCTCCACTTGCTTAGTGACTTGGCTACACTAGCAATTACGTTTATGAATTAATCTTACGAAAAATTATGCATTTAGTTGAACAATACGAAAACAAAGAACTTGGCGACTTGTAAAACAATTAGACACTCTTAGAAACCCCCTCTTGCagttatacatacatatatatatatatagaacaAATACATAAACACGAACTTTGCCTTACGAATCATAATAGACCGAACGATTGAGGGTTGAGAAGAAAAGATATAAGCGAGAAATGATAATAGctgtatatttttgtaaaagcaATGCGAAAATTCTACGAACGTTATTTTTTGTGGATGCATAGAGTGCTGCGGCAAATCAAGCAAGCAATtcgaataaataataataattaacaaaaacatacaatAAGATCTGCTCAGTGGCCAcgaaaccacaaaaaaataataaagaacgAAAGAAACCAAACTAAAATTGATAGTAACTAATAAGAGTATTGAGAAAAGTGTTAAAAATCGAACTTACAATATTATCTAATATTATcgcatatatatacaaatacaaaaacaaaacaaaaataaacg
Protein-coding regions in this window:
- the LOC128257165 gene encoding LOW QUALITY PROTEIN: zinc finger protein 883 (The sequence of the model RefSeq protein was modified relative to this genomic sequence to represent the inferred CDS: substituted 1 base at 1 genomic stop codon) — translated: VGISPXNMDGSADANMEKNCRACAGHSTILVDLFSTEISDPPIWDMLNSILTENCRVNRDALPQKICPSCLVAAQNAYHFKHKCEQSFQYFSHLLLLEKYGSKTRGRRGEKGRSLAFEMVGCEDPLDTNEMADSGKEQDRLEVKTDYDSELTEGLPNKGPDSPPLQEVFEITLSENIKTEEEISNGETFEDAFQQDDDDDDVINESEDDSDEWSGGWTDDQEEPWVPGDLDSKKVAKGNQSLLCTECGLTCKTHKSLASHIARHKEQEDPKKLHLCDFCGRGFRTNAQLTVHRRRHTGDRPFQCPLCPKAYTHGPTLKTHMLTHDENKAFKCPQCDKTFYTSSNLRAHQQWHTGERPYKCTICSRSFTKNSGLKLHSRLHKEDRPFKCELCGKGFVQSQHLVTHLRVHNEDRQFKCPECDKSFFEKSNMKKHHRTHSGEKPFKCEECGAAFSHNHHLKSHLRIHTGEKPYKCDQCGKGFCANQSLAKHILWHVEVKDRPFKCPQCPKAFDTLQSLRGHGKAHRLPKEPPELLKCPHCEVNFALKKTLDKHISSHKIRPHQCPHCPEGFFSQKSYKRHARVHNQKNKS
- the LOC128257626 gene encoding uncharacterized protein LOC128257626 codes for the protein MDILDIDEALKDDSYIFLADKTHDDVSNILQQWKTNNQPPLPLQQLHLQYNNEAFKHNSKTFTRPKRRNLDFSQNGAANDSAVGTGAVSGTPAMLQLEIGGLVTTKMHNSFLQDTSPPSSICSSMNTERMNNSLITSADFTNLNFLQSTIGLEQDPSLTTTLTNQTTDNMGIGGGLGGYTLSDMIRDRKALESLTLCEDDGTLIKDSHIGQIDEISLTLSKTASGCSTMDNSTDSMSIPLAAERTVPAVMPVVCPALQRTMILGEEMIGDTTFNLVDSLTTSVLQSESESLPVDGNATFKRPNAGIAAADETQLVAGRQMNTTFTDTGCNTPEGRCETPENIDRKLALLTMESSTPLTTNIRSHCYHNNNNNNNNKQGYTPTLKGRGDMNLSPIVGATPQKPTGAAPGRLNNTFEPATKTAPFNGEKFVLDTMELLEQIEQPLDGTYSLQMSEQHKQMQCVMDLAEAEVEMLAQQGDEEQFEHMLAELGKVNTLNKEQLKMQKSLETIKRRFHRDEPEPEEREEVQQAQQPATEKVDTPVLNQSHSSSNSSGGGGSGSGERLLSRRSRLYDDVNLSAMHASNASSASANSASFIVQRRDGHQVEQSLPEPDPEPAEEPPKSQMAAETDPSSYKLPERRERDRDRFKTIKISKEMRLQQEIIVPCIDDEPQQLEEVVQLEQEEEEQSQRQGSPPGRLSRRDQNTVFNNNKAESSASNYLTYKKPKEKSLLQRRPLQQEAPPPAEPAPASTLPQPRSLSRPRYISGLQKFTTVSKATSAGAGLNATPAASVPATVTMPATAGGELKSPMGIKSKSFHNLSSTMSGIGAGTLPRPSLGGGGLRRPGAQPSKLMGGLREPTQAQEDDSAVFKVPKLVSGLRAPGLAGGKRVGTNGLARPSSGYYSLSVKTATEAETPESLSSASSRGSLYGHKDSGRPVNGGNVPQQSFDMQALTSKLTQVTTGSTGIPKPSGLRPPSQMKRSGLPRPSSIVRR
- the LOC128257629 gene encoding nuclear RNA export factor 1 produces the protein MRILGSSKSCATGNRLSVTFKAHPNSQPQLNDLRKNLNDKIRFREYVKNIIGNEEQMGSVLDTISSTQEEERLATVTGWSTVNIANCAGVSNSSIYLALKWVLMPIKVEIFNFKRSGPEDKMARGQFLVDNLLCANRLKRLQQEVAILYTCQKIEVSVTPGLPKSVMNAQILEGFSTAVKTAIKVRYDLATRTLDLSRFHACPELGKLFCPLHVVNLLQSVLALSSQLFPQMAGIVLSNNYLCSLKAFAGVSNSLASLERLDISANRIKDLGELNYLGNLKLKTLFVAGNGLAKLKLGDIQEVLPQLQNVHGCVYSEEKEEVIANLPVYQRLQDSGTKGMQLCINFISSFYNSFDEPEKRSQLKDYYHEQAMFSLSLPVQLDHVYAYKLYNRNQRRQQSSFAHNAKLQVGSASLLLALSRLPLMQTDHQNAGLDIHVFNANLRIFTLSGYFKEITSDGWERRHFQRTFVLRLINSPGWLITNDMLCITSIKSEQREPVKFQPNTDTSVKKPVCRQLITDASVTKTVNPVKGLVIKTKPQKKDPPVLRHSVEVDPLNQAIQNISLMDAKMDLLPDESLDEMPPLVAIGPLNTNQADLLDQVIEDTLMSDEDAFDLVIDEDVLIGDDDL